Genomic DNA from Candidatus Lokiarchaeota archaeon:
CCGTGATATCTGTCCCAATTCACCCGTGATAATCTGTGCAAACAAAATCGATCTGAAGGAAGAGAGAATGGTCCCAGTCGAACCTGGGATAATGCTACGGGACTGGTTCCAAGCAGACTACTATGAAACATCGGCAAAGACAGGAGAAGCAGTTGATAGCGCGTTCCGAAGAATTGCCAAGATACTAGTTGATAGAACGCGAACCGGTAAAGAGCCGCAGATGTGATTCAGCTTCGCACCAAACTGCAACAATCAATCTAGCAACTACCTGTTTCTGCTGGAAGTCTCAGGTTGCTGCACTTATGCGGGATGGTAGCGGTCTATTTCGTCTCTCAGGTCCCGTTTGATTTTCAGGACATCTCTCGCCTTAAGCTCATGACGTTTCGAGTAGGTCTTGACAATGCCAGCCCATTTGTCTATAGTGACAAGAATCGGGTCTGAGGGTACAATCTTCTGGATATTGCTCTTTGTTTCTTCCATCACTTCAAGAACGTCACCAGCAATACAACCCATCTTCAAAGAGTCAAGGATAGTTTCAAGCTCTTGTGCAATCTTCATGCCTCTATCAGGAGAAAGCGATGAAGTCCCCGCCGGGCTAGGCTTCTGAGGCTCAGGTTTTTGCTGTGCAGGAGCTGCTGGAGTTGCAGCTTGAGCGGGAGGTTGTTCGATTTTGGCTAGAAGCTGTTCTTCAAGGCCAGCAATCGAGCTACCTACAGACTGTTCAAGCTCTGAGAGTGAGTTTTCAACTGACTTCTCAACCTGTTGCATTGCATCATTAACAATGCCTTGAATCTGTTCCTGACTCAGTGTGGAGGGTTCCCCACCGGTTGCACCAGCTTGCTCTTCCATTTTCTCCAAGATTTTGTCTCGAGCTTGTCGTACCTCTGATCGGATTTCCGTTACAGACTCCATAATCGTGACCATGCGCTTGAGAGTCTCTCCAAGGGAATCTATGCGGTCTTCAATTTCGCTCAAACGATTCAGGAATTCTTCTGCCATGGTGTAGCCTCCGCGTATTGCAGTTTCATGGTCCAAATTCTTAAAGAAAAAGATTTGGCTCATGGACTGATTCTTCTACTCAGCTAGCTCTTAGGGGTGGATTAATCCACAATATGCCTATATGTATTACTCCATTTTACAAGCTCGAACAGTAGCTATCCCTCCGTGAGAGGTAAGAAGCACGCACTTGAAAGAAAAATAGCCAATTCCATTCCCGAATCGTTAAATGATTCTGGAAACGAACCACAGACGGAGTCAAGTAGAAGGAGCATCGAAAGTGAATACCGAACCCGCGAGTCACATGTTCAAAGCTGTTGCACTCGGAGACGGTGCAGTCGGCAAGACCAGCTGTATCAAGAGGTATACGGAAGATTCTTTCAGCGAGAAATACATCATGACAATAGGCACGACTTTTGCTTTAAAGACTGTTGAAGCAAAGACTCCAGATAATAGAACGGTCAATGCCAGAGTTGTCTTGTGGGACCTAGCTGGGCAGCCCACGTACAACGAGCTTCGACGGCGATACATGGCTGGGGCGAGTATGGCGATTATTGTCTATGATGTGACACGGCCACAAACGTTCTTGAACGTTGGAGAATGGTTTTATCGCTTTACGACAGTCTGTCCTAATGCAGTCGTGACAGTTGTAGCGAATAAGATCGACAGGAATGACAGATTAGTACCTCGGGAAGCAGGTGAAATGGTACGAGACTGGCTTGATGTCGAGCACTTCGAGACATCTGCGAAGACGGGCGAAAATATCACTAAGATGTTCAACAATCTTGTATCCCGATCCATTGAAAAGCAGGCCCAGATGGGTAAGCTAGGCAGTATGGTGCAAGACGCTCGAAAGACAGGAATGTAAGGACTCCAACAGAAGGTGGTTCAAATGGTAAGTAGCAAGAAAGTACTCGAGGGAACACTAGGTCATTTCGCTCTGTTCATGTTGAATTTCTTTGTCCTTGTAGGAGTCATAGAGAGTTTACAGCTTTTTACTGAGAATCTGCCCTTCTTGAACACCTTGCTCTTGGGGTACATGTTGATACATACCTTCAGTCTATTGTCAATTCAGCTTGGAATCCAGATTCTAGAATTGATTCGCATACGAATGCCCACATTCTTGCCAACGTACTACTTCAAGTTCTCGGATGAGGAGACAATTCCCATTCCATTATTGGACCCCACCAAGAGCAAGCTTGCAGTATTAATCATTATACTCGTCATTTCAGGAGGGCCCGTTTTATATCCGATATTTGCGATTTATGGATTCTTCCTCACACAAGCCCATCTGTTAATTATAGCACTTGAACCCGCTGTCATCCTTGAATACTTCGGTATATTTCTCAACTGGATGCCCCCAATTATTGCATTCATAGTCGCGATAGTAATCCTGTCGATTGTTGCTGTGGAATTCCGACACGTGTGAATTACATAATTCTATCATTCAGAATCAGCGTGTCTTGCCGCTTTGGGCCAATAGACAAGAGAGCCACATCGGTATCCGTCTTAGATTCGACAAACTGGACATAGGCCTTCGCTGCGTCTGGTAATCCATCAAAACCACGACTGAGCGCATTGGCTCTGAATTCTTCCATGGAAGTCTGCCAGCCCTCCATGCTCGTGTATATAGGTTCTACTTTTTCAGCTTGTTCACTCGAAGCAGGAAAAGAATCGATTTCCTCGCCGTCTAGAGCATATTTGGTACACACCTTGATTGGATCCACACCAGACATTACATCGAGTTTGCTCATTGCCAAATGAGTTGCTCCGTTGAGATGAATAGCGTAGTTCAAAGCCACCAAATCAAGCCACCCACACCGCCGAGGGCGCCCTGTTACCGTACCAAATTCCTTTCCTTGGTTCCGTAGCAAATCAGCAGTATCACCATGCAACTCAGTTGGGAACGGGCCAGAGCCAACTCTGGTGGTATATGCCTTGAAGACACCCAGAATCGTGTCCAATGCATTCGGTGGGACTCCGCTGCCGGTAGCAGCCGCAGCAGCGATGCAATTGGAGCTTGTAACGTAAGGATAGGTCCCGTGGTCGATGTCTAGTAGGGTTCCCTGAGCTCCTTCGAAGAGGACCCGTTGACCACTTCGGATTGCCTCACGGAGTACAGCCCCGCTCTCACCCACATACTCTTCAAGAGTGCCCATATGTGATTTGAGAGAAGACCAAACTGAATTGGGCGACTCCGTCAGTTTAGCCGCATAGGCATGTTCAATCATACGTTTCGATTGCTGCAGGTATTGATTCCATCGTTCTTCTGCGTCTTCACTGCAGAAATCTCCAGCCCGTAGTCCTGTTCGATGAGCCTTTGATGCATATGACGGGCCAATCCCGCTCTTAGTAGTACCTACCTTATCCTTGCCCTTCGCCTTCTCCTGCAGCTCGTCCAGCTGAATATGATACGGAGTAGTTATATGTGCACGATCACTGACAACAAAATCGAACTGGATTCCTGCTTCGTGCAGTTCTTCAATCTCAGCTGCTAAGACGGAAGGATCTACCACCACGCCATTTCCAATCACTGCCTTTTTTCCCCGGATAGCTCCTGATGGAATCAGACGGAACTTGAAGCTTTTACCGGAGGTCTCTACTGTATGACCGGCATTGCAACCACCCTGAAATCGGACGGTAATATCGTAAGCTTCAGCAAGATAATCCACTACCTTGCCCTTGCCTTCATCACCAAACTCGAGCCCGATAACAACGAGGTTTGTCATCTTCAAAACAACGAATGAAGGGGCTCATACTGCTATTTCACTCTTTTTTTACGGTTACTGTTATATTTGAGAAGTCATCATTCAGCATGAATTACGTTGCTACGTCCCGATGTCTGCATTGTTGGTTCAGGATCAGCTGGATGCGTTGTGGCTCGACGCTGTTCTGAGATGGGATTGAAGACCTTAGTCCTTGAAAGAAAGCCAAAGGGCAAAATTGGAGAGAAGGTCTGTGGAGACGAAGTAAGTAAGTCTCATTTCGAGGCAACGGGCATTAATATGCCCGGGCCAGATGAAGTATCTACAACCATTTCGGGTGCGGATATATTTCCACCTTCATTCGATAACGAGTTGAAAGTCCGTGGTTGGGATGAATTTGATGGCTGGACCCTTGATAGGAAAGCTTTCGGACAAAGATTACTTCGTGAAGCGCTTGATAGTGGGGCAAAAATCAAAACAAGATGTCATGTCTCGAAGCCTATTATCCAAGGTAACAACGTTGTAGGAGTACAATATAAGGATCTAGAAGACAACTCAGAGAAACATGTGTATTCCAAACTTGTGATTGATGCTAGTGGGTATCCTGCCGCAATTCGTAGCAATCTCGAGGTTGATATGGTTGAGCCTACTATTCGGAAGGAGGATGTTGCACTATGCTACCGAGAAATTCTAAAGCTGAGAATGCCACTTGCAGAACCGCATGTGGCTAGAGTATTCTTAGGTAGTTCGATTGCACCACAAGGCTATGCATGGATTTTTCCAAAGGACCGACAGATAGTAAATGCAGGCATTGGGATTACCGGTGGAAGAAAGAGTGAATCCCCTAGGAAGTACTTCGAGGAATTCAAAGATAATTACCCACTACTTTCAGGTAGTGAGGTACTGACAGGAGCTGGTGGTGCTGTGCCAGTCAGAAGACCAGTACATTCGCTGGTGGCTGGAGGAGTTGCTTTTGTTGGTGATGCCGCCCTACAGGTCAATCCGATCCATGGTGGGGGTATAGGGCCAGGAATGAGAGCGGGAATAGTCTTAGGGGAAGTTGCCAAGATGGCCATCGCATGTCAAGATCTCAGTGCAGCCGGTCTATGGCAATACAATCTCAGATATCAGAGAAACTACGGCAAACGTCTTGCTTCTCTTGAAATCTTCAGAAGGTTGCTTGAGAACGTGACAGATGAAGAAATGGATTTTGGATTTGAAAAACGGCTCCTAACAGCAGAGGATTTAATGTCTGCTAATCGGGGAGAGGGTTTCTCGATTGGAATATATGACAAATTGAAGAGATTCTTCAGAGGCGTCTCCAAAATCGGACTGCTTCGAAGGATTCAGAAAGCAGCAAAGCTCATGAAAGAAATGCAAGACGCATACAGGGCCTATCCAGCGCATCCTGAAGATTTGGAGGTCTGGGAGACGCAGATTTCCGAAATCCTCGAAGATGCCGCTTTTGAATAGGTATTTCGTTCTTCACCCGAATCCACAATAGGACGACTGATTCATACGTCACGAATTCCATCTTTCTGTATTGTGAATACTGCTTCGCCTTCGGGTAGATTAGGGGAATCAACTAGACGGCAGATTCTTCGTTCACCCTTGGATTTTCGAAGGTAACATCTAACCAATGGAACATGGGCCAGTACGTGACCCCCTACGGGAGCAGTCGGGTCGCCAAAGAAGGCGTCAGGGCGTGACATGACCTGGTTAGTTACGTATACCGCCATATTGTTGATTTCAGAACCTCGCTGTAGATGGTGAAGGTGTTTGTTAAGCTTCTGCTGTCTAGCAGCAAGTGTACCTCTGCCAGTGTATTCGGCTCGAAAATGACTCATAACTGAGTCAACGATAAGCAGGCGGGCGCCTTTTTCCGGTGCCATTTCCATTGCTTGATCGCAAAGAAGAATTTGATGATCCGAATTGTAAGCGCGAGCCCATACAACGTTTTTGAGAACATCATCAGTATCGAGACCAACTGCTTCAGCCATATGTACCAATCTTTCAGGTCGAAATGTGCCTTCGGTGTCAACGAAAATAGCAGTCGCCTCAAGGCCCCCCTCTTCTCGCGGACGCTGAACATTAACTGCAAGTTGATGGGCCATCTGAGTTTTTCCAGACCTGAATGAACCATACATTTCTGTTAGTCCTTGGGTCTCAATGCCGCCTCCAAGAAGCTCGTCAACTGCCTTTGATCCAGTTGAAATCATACCAGCGTTCTTTCGCCTTTCTAGTAGCAAATCTGCGGTTTCAAAACCAATATCCAGCATCTCCCTTGCTGCCTTGATGATTTTGGTAGCAGTAGTTTCTCCTATCGAGCCAGCAGCAGCCAGCTCATTGGGTGATGCAACAGCAATAGATTCTGCGCTTTTGAAGCCAGCCTCACGGAGACGTTTGCTTATTGCTGGACCAACACCAGGAAGGTCTGTTAGCTCCACATCCGCTAATTCGCTTTCGTCTTCTTCATCCTCGAATTCCTCATAATCTGCGTCTTCATCTGGGGGAATAGTAATTACCTCCGGCGTGAGTAAACCCATAGTATGTGCTTATTAAGCTCAAGCTCGTCGCCAATGAGATGTTTCCGCAGTAAGTATAAAAATGCCACCAGTTGGCGTTCTATCCGAA
This window encodes:
- the radA gene encoding DNA repair and recombination protein RadA, whose amino-acid sequence is MGLLTPEVITIPPDEDADYEEFEDEEDESELADVELTDLPGVGPAISKRLREAGFKSAESIAVASPNELAAAGSIGETTATKIIKAAREMLDIGFETADLLLERRKNAGMISTGSKAVDELLGGGIETQGLTEMYGSFRSGKTQMAHQLAVNVQRPREEGGLEATAIFVDTEGTFRPERLVHMAEAVGLDTDDVLKNVVWARAYNSDHQILLCDQAMEMAPEKGARLLIVDSVMSHFRAEYTGRGTLAARQQKLNKHLHHLQRGSEINNMAVYVTNQVMSRPDAFFGDPTAPVGGHVLAHVPLVRCYLRKSKGERRICRLVDSPNLPEGEAVFTIQKDGIRDV
- a CDS encoding adenylosuccinate synthase — encoded protein: MTNLVVIGLEFGDEGKGKVVDYLAEAYDITVRFQGGCNAGHTVETSGKSFKFRLIPSGAIRGKKAVIGNGVVVDPSVLAAEIEELHEAGIQFDFVVSDRAHITTPYHIQLDELQEKAKGKDKVGTTKSGIGPSYASKAHRTGLRAGDFCSEDAEERWNQYLQQSKRMIEHAYAAKLTESPNSVWSSLKSHMGTLEEYVGESGAVLREAIRSGQRVLFEGAQGTLLDIDHGTYPYVTSSNCIAAAAATGSGVPPNALDTILGVFKAYTTRVGSGPFPTELHGDTADLLRNQGKEFGTVTGRPRRCGWLDLVALNYAIHLNGATHLAMSKLDVMSGVDPIKVCTKYALDGEEIDSFPASSEQAEKVEPIYTSMEGWQTSMEEFRANALSRGFDGLPDAAKAYVQFVESKTDTDVALLSIGPKRQDTLILNDRIM
- a CDS encoding geranylgeranyl reductase family protein — encoded protein: MTLLRPDVCIVGSGSAGCVVARRCSEMGLKTLVLERKPKGKIGEKVCGDEVSKSHFEATGINMPGPDEVSTTISGADIFPPSFDNELKVRGWDEFDGWTLDRKAFGQRLLREALDSGAKIKTRCHVSKPIIQGNNVVGVQYKDLEDNSEKHVYSKLVIDASGYPAAIRSNLEVDMVEPTIRKEDVALCYREILKLRMPLAEPHVARVFLGSSIAPQGYAWIFPKDRQIVNAGIGITGGRKSESPRKYFEEFKDNYPLLSGSEVLTGAGGAVPVRRPVHSLVAGGVAFVGDAALQVNPIHGGGIGPGMRAGIVLGEVAKMAIACQDLSAAGLWQYNLRYQRNYGKRLASLEIFRRLLENVTDEEMDFGFEKRLLTAEDLMSANRGEGFSIGIYDKLKRFFRGVSKIGLLRRIQKAAKLMKEMQDAYRAYPAHPEDLEVWETQISEILEDAAFE
- a CDS encoding GTP-binding protein — its product is MILETNHRRSQVEGASKVNTEPASHMFKAVALGDGAVGKTSCIKRYTEDSFSEKYIMTIGTTFALKTVEAKTPDNRTVNARVVLWDLAGQPTYNELRRRYMAGASMAIIVYDVTRPQTFLNVGEWFYRFTTVCPNAVVTVVANKIDRNDRLVPREAGEMVRDWLDVEHFETSAKTGENITKMFNNLVSRSIEKQAQMGKLGSMVQDARKTGM